In Nonlabens agnitus, the DNA window CCAATCTCTTGATGTTACCACCAGCGATAGAGATGAACTTCTTGTCTATTTCAATGCCTTCTTTTGCAAGAGCGTCAGAAAGATCTGCTGTCGTTACAGAACCGAAAAGCTTGTCGCCTTCTCCTGCTTTTACAGCCATTTTAAGATCCAAAGCGCTTAGTTTGTCTGCTTGCGATTGTGCCGCCTTGACATTAGAAGCTTCTTTATGTGCACGCTGCTTTACCGTTTCGGCAAGTTGCTTTTTTGCTCCAGGTGTTGCCATTACAGCTTTTCCTTGAGGTATCAAAAAGTTACGGCCATAACCAGGCTTAACAGTAACCACATCGTCTGTAAAGCCTAGGTGCTCTACATCTTGTTTTAGTATTAGTTCCATTGTTTGAGTCTGATTAGATTATTTTAATAGGTCACCTTCAAATGGCATCAAAG includes these proteins:
- the rplI gene encoding 50S ribosomal protein L9, giving the protein MELILKQDVEHLGFTDDVVTVKPGYGRNFLIPQGKAVMATPGAKKQLAETVKQRAHKEASNVKAAQSQADKLSALDLKMAVKAGEGDKLFGSVTTADLSDALAKEGIEIDKKFISIAGGNIKRLGQYEATVRFHREVQTSFTFDVVATKG